One Egicoccus halophilus genomic region harbors:
- a CDS encoding DMT family transporter, producing MLATSGGTNLEAFGGPEWGLLAVIATIWGTSFLFMAVGLEAFEPGLIALARVGLGALSLALVPAARRTRVAREDLPRVALLGVLWMGIPLLLFPVAQQWIDSSVAGMVNAAMPLTTAAWSALLLRRLPGRAQAVGLAVGFAGIVAISLPELPVGATRTGTGATALGTGLVFVAVVLYGLSANLAVPLQQRYGSLSVLLRAQLAALVVIAPFGIAAIGPSRWDLGAALAMLPLGLLGTGLAFVLMATLVGRVGGPRGSVAIYFVPVVAIAAGVAFRSEQVHPLAVVGTVLVLAGAWITSRRESLPPAPLGRG from the coding sequence GGGGGGACCAACCTCGAGGCGTTCGGCGGCCCGGAATGGGGTCTGCTCGCGGTCATCGCGACGATCTGGGGTACCTCGTTCCTGTTCATGGCCGTCGGACTCGAGGCCTTCGAACCCGGCCTGATCGCCTTGGCGCGCGTCGGACTCGGAGCGCTGTCGTTGGCCCTGGTGCCCGCGGCCCGTCGCACCCGGGTCGCCCGCGAGGACCTCCCCCGCGTGGCGCTGCTCGGCGTGCTGTGGATGGGTATCCCGCTGCTGCTGTTCCCGGTCGCGCAGCAGTGGATCGACTCCTCGGTGGCCGGGATGGTGAACGCCGCGATGCCCCTGACCACCGCGGCGTGGTCGGCCCTGCTGCTGCGACGCCTGCCAGGCCGCGCGCAAGCCGTCGGTCTGGCCGTCGGGTTCGCCGGGATCGTCGCCATCTCGCTCCCGGAACTGCCCGTGGGAGCCACCCGCACCGGCACCGGTGCCACGGCGCTCGGAACCGGCCTGGTGTTCGTCGCGGTCGTGCTCTACGGGCTGTCGGCGAACCTCGCCGTGCCGCTGCAGCAACGCTACGGCTCGCTGTCGGTCCTCCTCCGCGCCCAGCTCGCCGCGCTGGTCGTGATCGCCCCGTTCGGCATCGCCGCCATCGGCCCGTCACGCTGGGACCTCGGCGCGGCGCTCGCGATGCTGCCGCTCGGTCTGCTCGGCACCGGCCTGGCGTTCGTGCTGATGGCGACGCTGGTCGGACGCGTGGGCGGCCCGCGCGGCTCGGTCGCGATCTACTTCGTCCCGGTGGTCGCGATCGCCGCCGGCGTGGCGTTCCGCAGCGAGCAGGTCCACCCGCTGGCCGTCGTCGGCACCGTGCTGGTGCTCGCCGGGGCGTGGATCACCTCACGCCGCGAATCGCTGCCTCCCGCGCCGCTCGGCCGCGGCTGA